The following proteins are encoded in a genomic region of Acidobacteriota bacterium:
- the gyrB gene encoding DNA topoisomerase (ATP-hydrolyzing) subunit B, giving the protein MDRYDASSIKVLEGLEAVRKRPAMYIGSTGVTGLHHLVWEVVDNSVDEAQAGYCNEIVVTVRADDSVTVEDNGRGIPVDMHPEEKRPAAEVVLTVLHAGGKFDNNAYKVSGGLHGVGVSVVNALSERLDLEIWRDGGVWVQTYERGVPKGPLARTGTPHPAGKHGTRITFKPDSEIFEETVFSWETLTTRMRELAFLNAGLKIVLKDEREEDRKVEFHYEGGIAAFVEHINRGKTVLHPHPIVFKGEKDRILMECALQWNTGYNELVFSFVNSIHTSEGGTHLAGMRAALTRSINAYAASAGLAKNLKIALSGDDVREGFSAVVSVKIPNPQFEGQTKTKLGNSEVKGIMETALNEFLSRYFEENPGIARTIVGKVIDAARAREAARKARELTRRKSALDGDSLPGKLADCQERDPSKCELFMVEGDSAGGSAKQGRDRRFQAILPLRGKILNVEKSRLDKILSNNEIRTIITALGAGTGQDDLDLDRLRYHKAIIMTDADVDGSHIRTLLLTLFYRHFPQLVERGHVYVAQPPLYRVGKGKEEHYIATEEELTRFFVDRAVAAYSVTIPTLKKTYRGEDLAKALEILQRYERLLGRLARKGYTEDLLLFLFGAGLCRDLFSSMEKAEDLRQAIVRKGYEAGEMRFDEEHSLYEFTVTSEQNPHPALVSHALHHASEFLTAQRLHERLQDFDRPPFQIHNGDSDAEVSDRQALLQYLLGAVKAKYHIQRYKGLGEMNPEQLWQTTMDPAKRRLLQVRVEDAAEADRLFSVLMGDAVEPRREFIQQNALNVTNLDV; this is encoded by the coding sequence ATGGATCGGTACGACGCCTCCTCCATCAAGGTCCTCGAGGGGCTCGAGGCGGTTCGGAAGCGGCCCGCCATGTACATCGGGAGCACGGGCGTCACGGGCCTCCACCACCTCGTCTGGGAGGTGGTGGACAACTCGGTGGACGAGGCGCAGGCCGGATACTGCAACGAGATCGTCGTCACGGTGAGGGCCGACGATTCGGTCACCGTGGAGGACAACGGCCGGGGCATCCCCGTGGACATGCACCCCGAGGAGAAGCGGCCCGCCGCCGAAGTGGTCCTGACGGTCCTCCACGCGGGCGGCAAGTTCGACAACAACGCCTACAAGGTCTCGGGGGGCCTGCACGGAGTCGGCGTTTCCGTCGTGAACGCCCTCTCCGAACGCCTCGACCTGGAAATCTGGCGCGACGGCGGGGTGTGGGTCCAGACCTACGAACGAGGCGTCCCGAAAGGTCCCCTCGCGCGGACGGGCACACCCCATCCCGCGGGGAAGCACGGGACCCGGATCACCTTCAAACCCGATTCGGAGATCTTCGAGGAGACGGTCTTCTCCTGGGAGACCCTGACCACGAGAATGAGGGAGCTGGCGTTCCTCAACGCGGGCCTGAAGATTGTCCTGAAGGACGAGCGCGAAGAAGACCGGAAGGTGGAGTTCCACTACGAAGGGGGCATCGCGGCCTTCGTGGAGCACATCAACCGGGGCAAGACGGTCCTTCATCCCCACCCCATCGTGTTCAAGGGCGAGAAGGACCGGATCCTCATGGAGTGCGCCCTCCAGTGGAACACGGGCTACAACGAACTGGTCTTCTCCTTCGTGAATTCGATCCACACCTCCGAGGGGGGAACGCACCTCGCGGGCATGCGGGCGGCCCTGACGCGGTCCATCAACGCCTACGCGGCTTCCGCGGGCCTGGCCAAGAACCTCAAGATCGCCCTTTCGGGGGACGACGTGCGCGAGGGGTTCTCGGCCGTCGTCTCGGTGAAGATCCCGAACCCGCAGTTCGAGGGGCAGACCAAGACGAAGCTCGGGAACAGCGAGGTCAAGGGCATCATGGAGACGGCCCTGAACGAGTTCCTGAGCCGCTACTTCGAGGAGAACCCGGGCATCGCCCGCACCATCGTGGGAAAGGTCATCGACGCCGCGCGGGCCCGGGAAGCGGCGCGCAAGGCGCGGGAACTCACTCGACGCAAGAGCGCCCTCGATGGGGACTCGCTCCCCGGAAAGCTGGCCGACTGTCAGGAGCGCGACCCCTCGAAATGCGAACTCTTCATGGTGGAGGGGGATTCGGCCGGCGGGTCCGCCAAACAGGGCCGTGACCGGAGGTTTCAGGCCATCCTCCCCCTGAGGGGCAAGATTCTGAACGTCGAAAAGTCCCGGCTCGACAAAATCCTCTCCAACAACGAGATCCGGACCATCATCACGGCCCTGGGCGCGGGAACGGGACAGGACGACCTGGACCTGGACCGGTTGAGGTACCACAAGGCCATCATCATGACCGACGCGGACGTGGACGGGAGCCACATCCGGACGCTCCTCCTCACCCTCTTCTACCGGCACTTCCCCCAGCTCGTGGAGCGCGGCCACGTCTACGTGGCGCAGCCGCCGCTCTACCGGGTCGGAAAGGGGAAGGAGGAGCACTACATCGCCACCGAGGAGGAGCTCACCCGGTTCTTCGTGGACCGTGCGGTGGCGGCCTACTCCGTCACCATCCCCACCCTAAAAAAGACCTACCGGGGGGAGGATCTGGCCAAGGCCCTGGAGATCCTTCAGCGCTATGAGCGGCTCCTCGGCCGGCTGGCCCGGAAGGGCTACACGGAGGATCTGCTCCTGTTCCTCTTCGGGGCCGGGCTGTGCCGGGACCTGTTCTCCTCCATGGAGAAGGCCGAGGACCTGCGGCAGGCCATCGTGAGGAAGGGTTACGAGGCGGGGGAGATGCGCTTCGACGAGGAACACAGCCTGTACGAATTCACTGTCACGAGCGAGCAGAACCCCCACCCGGCGCTCGTCTCCCACGCCCTCCACCACGCCTCCGAATTCCTGACGGCCCAGCGCCTCCACGAGCGCCTTCAGGACTTCGACCGGCCGCCCTTCCAGATCCACAACGGAGACTCCGACGCGGAGGTCTCGGACCGGCAGGCCCTTCTCCAGTACCTCCTTGGGGCCGTGAAGGCCAAGTACCACATCCAGCGCTACAAGGGCCTGGGTGAGATGAACCCGGAGCAGCTGTGGCAGACCACCATGGACCCCGCCAAGCGGCGGCTCCTCCAGGTCCGCGTGGAGGATGCGGCGGAGGCCGACCGGCTCTTTTCCGTCCTCATGGGGGACGCGGTGGAGCCGCGGCGGGAGTTCATCCAACAGAACGCGCTGAACGTGACGAACCTGGACGTCTGA